A region from the Phoenix dactylifera cultivar Barhee BC4 unplaced genomic scaffold, palm_55x_up_171113_PBpolish2nd_filt_p 000274F, whole genome shotgun sequence genome encodes:
- the LOC103705577 gene encoding pentatricopeptide repeat-containing protein At5g39350 — translation MYGPSCTLSKLSPPSVPRTPTQCLSLLRSLTRSKALLPGKQLHALLISSGLLLNSSTSLPLLSKLATFYSLCGHTVHARLLFDKTPTKMKTPFLYNALIRGHVQCGVHSDALHLFAHMVSSGHRPDNFSYPFALKACSDLSLLHMGSVIHCKALVSGFGSDEYVQNSLMAMYMNCGDKEAATMLFDGMTNRTVVSWNTMIAGYVQNGCDEEAVLIFDWSVGSGVEIDRATVVSVLPACAHLKDLRRGRQVHELVKEKGFGGYVPVRNSLIDMYAKCGSLEEARSVFDNGMCERDVVSWTAMIGGYALNGREREALALSCQMQLMGVAPNSVTMASLLSACSTLASIEHGKCIHGLCIRLRLELDIIVETALIDMYVKCNSMKLSLLVFARGSKRAGTWNAVISGYARHGRAGDAIKQFKLMLAEAIRPDFATIASLLPAYAESADLQQAKNIHCYLYRMGFTRSFEASTGLVDIYAKAGNLDMAWELFDKLPVKDLVSWSAMIAGYGMHGHAKTAIWLFDRMVESGVEPNEVTCTSVLYSCSHAGLVDEGLGLFDRMLKVHGMKPNVDHYACIVDLLGRAGRLKEAYELIRGMPFEPNHAVWGALLGACVIHENVDFGKLAAERLFEIEPENTGNYVLLGNIYAALGRWEDVESVRRMMVERGLRKEPGCSLIEVRNV, via the coding sequence ATGTATGGCCCTTCTTGCACCCTTTCCAAACTTTCTCCTCCCTCTGTCCCTCGCACGCCAACACAATGCCTCTCCCTCCTCCGATCCCTCACTCGCTCCAAAGCCCTCCTCCCCGGAAAACAACTCCATGCTCTCCTCATCTCCTCCGGCCTCCTCCTCAACTCCTCCACTtctctccccctcctctccaaaCTCGCCACTTTCTACTCCCTCTGCGGCCACACCGTCCACGCCCGCCTCCTGTTCGACAAAACTCCCACGAAGATGAAGACCCCCTTCCTCTATAACGCCCTCATCCGAGGCCACGTCCAATGCGGCGTCCACAGCGACGCCCTTCACCTCTTTGCCCACATGGTCTCCTCCGGCCACCGCCCCGATAACTTCTCCTATCCTTTCGCTCTCAAGGCTTGTAGCGATCTCTCGCTGCTTCATATGGGGAGTGTAATCCATTGCAAGGCACTGGTTTCCGGGTTTGGTTCGGACGAGTATGTTCAGAATTCTCTGATGGCTATGTACATGAATTGTGGGGATAAGGAGGCGGCGACAATGCTGTTTGATGGAATGACCAACAGGACTGTTGTTTCTTGGAACACCATGATCGCAGGATACGTGCAAAATGGGTGCGATGAGGAGGCAGTTTTGATCTTCGATTGGTCAGTGGGTTCTGGTGTGGAGATTGATCGGGCCACGGTGGTGTCGGTGCTACCGGCTTGTGCTCATTTGAAGGACTTACGGAGGGGTCGACAGGTCCATGAGTTGGTGAAGGAGAAGGGATTCGGAGGGTATGTTCCAGTGAGGAACTCTTTAATTGATATGTATGCAAAGTGTGGGAGCTTGGAGGAGGCAAGAAGTGTCTTCGATAATGGAATGTGTGAGAGGGATGTTGTCTCATGGACTGCGATGATAGGAGGATATGCTCTAAatggaagggagagagaagcCCTTGCTCTTTCTTGCCAGATGCAGTTGATGGGAGTCGCACCCAATTCAGTAACGATGGCTTCTTTGCTCTCAGCTTGCAGTACATTGGCATCTATAGAGCATGGCAAATGCATTCATGGGCTGTGCATTAGGCTGAGGCTTGAATTGGATATCATTGTGGAGACTGCTCTTATTGACATGTATGTCAAATGCAATAGCATGAAACTGAGCTTGCTGGTGTTTGCCAGGGGGTCGAAAAGAGCAGGGACATGGAATGCAGTTATTTCGGGGTATGCCCGACATGGGCGGGCAGGAGATGCTATAAAACAATTCAAACTAATGCTAGCAGAAGCAATACGACCTGATTTCGCTACGATTGCAAGCCTCCTTCCAGCTTATGCAGAATCTGCAGACTTGCAGCAAGCCAAGAATATACATTGTTACTTATATAGGATGGGCTTCACTCGGAGTTTTGAGGCAAGCACTGGTTTGGTTGATATCTATGCCAAGGCTGGGAACTTGGACATGGCTTGGGAGCTCTTTGATAAGCTACCAGTAAAGGACTTAGTGTCCTGGAGTGCGATGATAGCTGGGTACGGAATGCATGGGCATGCAAAGACTGCGATTTGGCTTTTTGATCGGATGGTGGAGTCTGGAGTAGAGCCTAATGAGGTCACCTGTACTTCTGTGCTGTATTCTTGCAGCCATGCTGGTTTGGTGGATGAGGGCCTGGGCTTGTTTGACAGAATGCTAAAGGTGCATGGCATGAAACCGAATGTTGATCATTATGCGTGCATTGTAGATCTACTAGGTCGTGCAGGTCGGCTCAAGGAAGCGTATGAACTGATCAGAGGGATGCCTTTTGAGCCAAACCATGCAGTGTGGGGTGCTCTTCTTGGTGCTTGTGTGATCCATGAGAATGTGGACTTTGGAAAATTAGCTGCAGAGCGCTTGTTTGAGATCGAGCCAGAGAACACAGGGAATTATGTGTTACTGGGGAATATCTATGCTGCACTTGGGAGATGGGAAGATGTGGAATCTGTGAGGAGAATGATGGTGGAAAGAGGGTTGAGGAAAGAGCCAGGGTGTAGTTTAATTGAGGTCAGGAATGTATAG
- the LOC103705522 gene encoding copper-transporting ATPase HMA5, whose translation MASRIFFLSCLRADGSYRSLSPRPHYPSMPKYPKGAKASAAANGGGDDSGATPQEEEDEQEKKVALFSVLGMTCGACAGSVEKAIKRLPGIHDAAVDVLNARVQVIFYPAFVSEDTIRETIDDAGFEAALIKEEVKEKPTLICRLRIKGMTCTSCSSTIESALQAIAGVRKALVALATEEAEICYDPKLVSPTQLMEVVKDTGFESILITTGEDRNRVELRVDGELDGRSMSMVKNSLQALPGVEDVNIDPALHKVTVSYKSDQTGPRNFIEIIESTGSGRLRASLYPEGGGRELHKHEEIKQYYRSFLWSLVFAIPVFLTSMVFMYIPGIKHGLDKKVVNMLSIGELLRWILSTPVQFIIGRRFYTGAYKALRHGSANMDVLVALGTNAAYFYSIYSVLRAATSQNFKGTDFFETSSMLISFILLGKYLEILAKGKTSEAIAKLMDLAPETATLLTYDNEGNVINEKEIDSRLIQKNDVIKVIPGGKVASDGFVIWGQSYVNESMITGESRPVGKRKGDTVIGGTVNENGVLHVQATHVGSENALSQIVRLVESAQMAKAPVQKFADRISKYFVPLVIILAFFTWLAWFLAGKFSSYPKSWIPSSMDSFELALQFGISVMVIACPCALGLATPTAVMVGTGVGASQGVLIKGGQALESAHKVDCVVFDKTGTLTTGKPVVVSTRLLKHMLLRDFYEYVAAAEVNSEHPLAKAIVQYAKKFKEEQENHLWPEAEDFISVTGRGVKATVGNKEIIVGNKSLMLDSGIRVPVAAREILAEAEEMAQTGIMVSLDGEVVGIITVSDPLKPNAQDVISLLKSMEVKSIMVTGDNWGTANAIAKEVGIDTVVAEAKPEQKAQKIKELQMSGLTVAMVGDGINDSPALVSADVGMAIGAGTDIAIEAADIVLMKSNLEDVITAIDLSRKTFSRIHMNYIWALGYNIMGIPIAAGVLFPSSRFRLPPWIAGAAMAASSVSVVCCSLLLKNYRRPKKLDTLQIREILVE comes from the exons atggcgAGTAGAATCTTCTTTTTGTCGTGCCTCCGCGCCGACGGCTCGTACCGGAGCCTCTCGCCGCGGCCGCACTACCCGTCGATGCCGAAATACCCGAAGGGGGCAAAGGCCTCGGCCGCGGCGAATGGCGGCGGCGACGACTCCGGGGCGACgccgcaggaggaggaggacgagcaGGAGAAGAAGGTGGCGCTATTCTCCGTGCTCGGTATGACCTGTGGGGCCTGTGCCGGATCGGTCGAGAAGGCGATCAAGCGGCTGCCGGGTATCCACGATGCGGCCGTCGACGTTCTCAACGCCAGGGTCCAAGTCATCTTCTATCCCGCCTTCGTCTCT GAGGATACAATTAGAGAAACTATTGATGATGCTGGATTTGAAGCTGCACTAATCAAAGAGGAGGTTAAAGAAAAGCCTACTCTAATATGTAGATTGCGCATAAAAGGAATGACTTGTACATCTTGCTCAAGTACCATTGAATCTGCTTTGCAAGCTATTGCTGGTGTACGGAAAGCTTTAGTAGCCTTGGCAACTGAAGAAGCAGAGATCTGCTATGATCCTAAGCTTGTAAGCCCCACCCAGCTAATGGAGGTAGTTAAAGACACCGGTTTTGAATCTATACTTATTACCACAGGGGAAGATAGGAATAGAGTAGAGCTCAGAGTTGATGGAGAACTTGATGGAAGATCTATGTCTATGGTTAAAAATTCTCTACAAGCACTCCCTGGAGTTGAAGATGTAAACATTGATCCTGCACTTCACAAAGTTACTGTATCTTACAAGTCAGATCAGACAGGTCCTCGGAACTTCATTGAAATTATTGAATCAACGGGGTCTGGGCGTCTCAGGGCATCACTATACCCAGAAGGAGGGGGAAGGGAACTTCACAAGCATGAGGAGATAAAGCAGTACTATCGATCTTTTCTTTGGAGTTTGGTATTCGCAATCCCAGTGTTTCTCACTTCTATGGTGTTTATGTATATACCAGGAATCAAGCATGGACTAGATAAGAAAGTTGTAAACATGTTGAGCATTGGAGAGCTTCTGAGATGGATTTTATCTACCCCGGTCCAGTTTATAATCGGCAGAAGGTTTTACACCGGTGCTTACAAAGCGTTGAGACATGGATCTGCTAATATGGATGTGTTGGTTGCCCTTGGCACGAATGCTGCATACTTTTATTCAATCTACTCAGTGCTCAGAGCAGCAACTTCACAAAATTTCAAGGGGACTGATTTTTTTGAAACAAGTTCAATGCTTATCTCGTTCATCCTTCTGGGAAAGTATCTTGAGATCTTGGCCAAGGGTAAAACATCAGAGGCCATCGCCAAACTCATGGATTTGGCACCAGAAACTGCAACACTTTTAACTTATGACAATGAAGGAAATGTCATAAATGAAAAAGAGATTGATAGTCGACTAATACAAAAGAACGATGTGATTAAAGTAATACCTGGTGGGAAGGTAGCTTCGGATGGTTTTGTTATATGGGGTCAGAGCTATGTCAATGAGAGCATGATAACGGGGGAATCACGACCTGTTGGAAAGAGGAAGGGTGATACTGTGATTGGTGGGACTGTGAATGAAAATGGTGTGTTGCATGTACAGGCAACTCATGTTGGATCAGAGAATGCTCTATCACAGATTGTTCGTCTTGTTGAATCAGCACAAATGGCCAAAGCCCCTGTGCAGAAGTTCGCTGATCGCATTTCCAAGTATTTTGTGCCTCTC GTTATCATTCTTGCATTCTTTACTTGGCTTGCATGGTTTTTAGCAGGAAAGTTCAGTAGCTACCCAAAGTCCTGGATACCGTCCTCCATGGATAGCTTTGAACTTGCTCTACAATTCGGCATATCAGTTATGGTCATTGCCTGTCCATGTGCCCTTGGCCTGGCAACTCCAACAGCTGTTATGGTTGGAACTGGTGTTGGTGCTTCTCAAGGTGTGCTGATTAAAGGGGGGCAAGCACTGGAGAGTGCACATAAG GTCGATTGTGTTGTTTTCGACAAGACAGGCACTCTTACCACTGGAAAGCCTGTTGTTGTTAGCACAAGGCTCCTGAAGCATATGTTGTTACGTGACTTCTATGAATATGTTGCAGCGGCTGAG GTCAACAGTGAGCACCCTCTGGCAAAGGCCATAGTTCAGTATGCCAAAAAGTtcaaagaagaacaagaaaaccATTTGTGGCCTGAAGCAGAAGACTTTATATCTGTAACAGGCCGTGGTGTCAAAGCAACGGTTGGAAACAAAGAAATAATTGTGGGCAACAAGAGCTTGATGTTGGACTCAGGCATCCGTGTCCCTGTTGCAGCCCGTGAAATTCTTGCTGAAGCTGAGGAAATGGCACAGACAGGAATAATGGTTTCGTTGGatggagaagttgttggaaTAATCACAGTTTCTGATCCATTGAAACCCAATGCCCAAGATGTGATATCTCTTCTTAAGTCCATGGAAGTGAAAAGCATTATGGTAACAGGGGATAACTGGGGTACTGCAAATGCGATCGCCAAAGAAGTTGGGATCGATACTGTTGTTGCTGAAGCAAAACCAGAGCAGAAAGCACAGAAAATAAAGGAACTACAG ATGTCTGGCTTGACGGTGGCCATGGTTGGTGATGGAATCAATGACTCACCGGCACTTGTTTCTGCTGATGTCGGGATGGCCATAGGTGCTGGTACGGATATTGCCATTGAAGCTGCTGACATAGTCCTTATGAAGAGCAACTTGGAGGATGTAATAACTGCAATTGATCTCTCGAGGAAAACTTTCTCACGGATCCACATGAACTACATCTGGGCTCTTGGTTACAACATCATGGGCATACCTATTGCTGCCGGGGTTCTTTTCCCATCTTCTAGATTCCGCTTGCCACCATGGATTGCTGGTGCTGCAATGGCTGCTTCATCGGTTAGCGTTGTTTGTTGCTCTCTGTTGTTAAAGAACTACAGAAGGCCCAAGAAGTTGGATACTCTTCAAATCAGGGAAATCTTGGTTGAATGA